A part of Oncorhynchus kisutch isolate 150728-3 linkage group LG2, Okis_V2, whole genome shotgun sequence genomic DNA contains:
- the LOC109865614 gene encoding integrin beta-2: MYKCVSLLLLLMGRGVLSQEVEVCSKTVINSCSDCIRSGAYCTWCKQLNFTKPGEQEAARCDTRAQLEERGCMGNDIISPMNTLTVTKNTALSTNAFVKDEPIQLRPQEVNLKLRPGLPRTFKLDFRRVEGYPVDLYYLMDLSYSMEDDLRSIKTLGNELFKALQGITKQGRIGFGSFVDKTVLPFTNTNPEKLKKPCEEKELFCQPAFGYRHVLSMTENKADFNREVDKQRISGNLDSPEGTLDAIMQAAVCGDRIGWRNSSTRLIVLTTDDGFHMAGDGKLAGILEPNDERCYMDKQLYTKSNDMDYPSVGQVASQLEKNNIQPIFAVTKNMENVYRELSRMIPKSEVGVLSEDSKNVVELIQAAYNRLSSKVTVTHDALPDNVRVTYTPLCPGGGPAGDKGVCDNVIVGEMVSFNVTVTADECIDRERSFLIGPLGIKDKLKVSLSTRCECECDDPKEENHKDCDRKGKVNCGMCSCNAGFVGQKCECAIGEKDESSLRAACRKDNGTECEGRGDCVCGICQCYVQQGGSTYYGTHCECENESCEKFQNKLCGGNGKCRCKICECNPEYEGTACQCKKSDEQCRTPSGSVCSGRGTCQCNQCKCIEGYQRPYCLTCPACQTPCITKGKCIECLGFQTGPFSKNCSQTCKSINEFEMVETLPPGKPCDVRDVENCRVFFIIKQLDGEDNYFAQILKTRECPELPNIYAIIGGSIAGVALIGLLILLIIKAILYMRDVKEFRRFENEQKKGKWTPGDNPLFMNATTTVANPTFTGE, from the exons ATGTATAAGTGTGTGTCTCTCCTACTCCTGCTGATGGGCAGAGGAG TTCTCTCCCAGGAAGTGGAAGTATGTTCCAAAACGGTGATCAACTCCTGCAGCGACTGCATCAGATCAGGAGCATACTGCACGTGGTGTAAACAACTG AACTTCACCAAGCCAGGTGAGCAAGAAGCAGCTCGCTGTGACACCCGGGCTCAGCTAGAAGAGAGGGGCTGCATGGGAAACGACATCATATCCCCCATGAATACCCTTACTGTGACTAAGAACACCGCCCTGTCCACCAATGCATTTGTCAAGGACGAACCCATCCAGCTGCGTCCTCAGGAGGTCAATCTGAAGCTCAGACCAG GGCTGCCTCGGACGTTCAAGCTGGATTTTCGGAGAGTGGAGGGCTATCCTGTTGATCTCTACTACCTGATGGATCTCTCCTACTCCATGGAGGACGATCTGAGGAGCATCAAGACTCTGGGAAACGAGCTCTTTAAAGCTCTGCAAGGAATCACAAAACAAGGGCGAATAG GCTTCGGCTCTTTCGTAGACAAGACTGTCCTGCCTTTCACTAACACCAACCCAGAGAAGCTGAAGAAGCCATGCGAAGAAAAGGAGCTGTTCTGTCAACCTGCCTTTGGCTACAGGCATGTTCTTAGCATGACAGAGAACAAAGCTGACTTTAATAGGGAGGTAGACAAGCAGCGCATCTCTGGGAACTTGGACTCCCCTGAAGGGACGCTGGATGCCATCATGCAGGCTGCAGTATGTGGG GACAGGATTGGCTGGAGGAATAGCAGCACTCGGCTAATCGTCCTGACCACCGACGATGGCTTCCACATGGCAGGGGATGGCAAGCTGGCTGGCATACTGGAGCCCAACGACGAGAGATGTTACATGGACAAGCAGCTGTACACTAAGAGCAATGACATG GACTACCCATCTGTTGGTCAAGTGGCTTCACAGTTAGAGAAGAACAACATTCAGCCAATCTTTGCTGTGACAAAGAACATGGAGAATGTATACAGG GAACTCAGTAGAATGATCCCCAAGTCTGAGGTGGGAGTACTGTCAGAGGACTCCAAAAATGTTGTTGAATTGATCCAAGCTGCCTACAAT AGGCTCTCCTCCAAAGTGACAGTGACTCATGATGCTCTCCCTGACAATGTGAGAGTCACTTACACTCCACTCTGTCCTGGAGGGGGACCCGCAGGGGACAAGGGGGTCTGTGATAACGTCATAGTAGGAGAAATG GTGTCTTTCAACGTAACAGTGACGGCAGATGAATGTATAGACAGGGAGAGGTCTTTTCTGATTGGCCCATTGGGCATAAAAGACAAGCTGAAGGTGAGCTTGTCGACTCGCTGCGAGTGTGAATGTGATGACCCCAAGGAGGAGAATCACAAGGACTGCGACAGGAAGGGCAAAGTCAACTGTGGCATGTGCAG TTGCAATGCCGGCTTCGTGGGTCAGAAGTGCGAGTGCGCCATCGGGGAGAAGGACGAGAGCTCTCTGAGGGCTGCATGCCGGAAGGACAACGGCACGGAGTGCGAAGGACgaggggactgtgtgtgtggcaTTTGCCAGTGCTATGTCCAACAAGGCGGCAGCACCTACTACGGCACGCACTGCGAGTGTGAAAACGAGAGCTGCGAGAAGTTTCAGAACAAACTGTGTGGAG GGAACGGGAAATGCCGTTGTAAAATTTGCGAATGCAACCCCGAGTACGAAGGCACCGCCTGCCAATGCAAGAAGTCGGACGAGCAGTGTCGCACACCAAGCGGGAGCGTGTGCAGCGGCAGGGGAACATGCCAGTGTAACCAGTGCAAGTGTATCGAGGGCTACCAGCGGCCCTACTGTCTGACCTGTCCCGCCTGCCAGACTCCCTGTATAACCAAGGG GAAGTGCATCGAGTGTCTGGGCTTTCAGACAGGCCCATTCAGCAAGAACTGCTCCCAGACCTGTAAGAGTATTAATGAATTTGAGATGGTGGAGACATTGCCACCTGGTAAGCCTTGTGACGTGAGGGATGTGGAGAACTGCCGGGTGTTCTTTATCATTAAACAGTTGGATGGAGAGGACAACTACTTTGCCCAGATACTAAAGACCCGAG AATGTCCGGAGTTGCCAAACATCTACGCCATCATTGGAGGCTCCATTGCGGGCGTGGCCCTGATCGGCTTACTGATCCTGCTCATCATCAAAGCCATCCTCTACATGAGAGACGTGAAGGAGTTCCGCAGGTTTGAGAATGAGCAGAAGAAAGGAAAGTGGACTCCG GGAGACAATCCACTATTCATGAACGCGACCACCACCGTGGCTAACCCTACCTTCACTGGAGAATAA